From one Salvelinus alpinus chromosome 14, SLU_Salpinus.1, whole genome shotgun sequence genomic stretch:
- the LOC139538279 gene encoding uncharacterized protein produces MPPPQATPTPLLSPCHLHKPLPPPCCHHATSTSHSHPLAVTTPPPQATPTPLLSPRLLHKPLPPPCCHHTTSTSHSHPLAVTMPPPQATPTPLLSPCHLHKPLPPPCCHHFNSTSHSHPLAVTISTPQATPTPLLSPFQLHKPLPPPCCHHFNSTSHSHPLAVTISTPQATPTPLLSPFQLHKPLPPPCCHHFNSTSHSHPLAVTMPPPQATPTPLMSPCHLHKPLPPPCCHHATSTSHFHPLAVTTPPPQATPTPLLSPHLFDVTSPARTD; encoded by the coding sequence ATGCCACCTCCACAAGCCACTCCCACCCCCTTGCTGTCACCATGCCACCTCCACAAGCCACTCCCACCCCCGTGCTGTCACCATGCCACCTCCACAAGCCACTCCCACCCCCTTGCTGTCACCACGCCACCTCCACAAGCCACTCCCACCCCCTTGCTGTCACCACGCCTTCTCCACAAGCCACTCCCACCCCCTTGCTGTCACCACACCACCTCCACAAGCCACTCCCACCCCCTTGCTGTCACCATGCCACCTCCACAAGCCACTCCCACCCCCTTGCTGTCACCATGCCACCTCCACAAGCCACTCCCACCCCCTTGCTGTCACCATTTCAACTCCACAAGCCACTCCCACCCCCTTGCTGTCACCATTTCAACTCCACAAGCCACTCCCACCCCCTTGCTGTCACCATTTCAACTCCACAAGCCACTCCCACCCCCTTGCTGTCACCATTTCAACTCCACAAGCCACTCCCACCCCCTTGCTGTCACCATTTCAACTCCACAAGCCACTCCCACCCCCTTGCTGTCACCATTTCAACTCCACAAGCCACTCCCACCCCCTTGCTGTCACCATTTCAACTCCACAAGCCACTCCCACCCCCTTGCTGTCACCATGCCACCTCCACAAGCCACTCCCACCCCCTTGATGTCACCATGCCACCTCCACAAGCCACTTCCACCCCCTTGCTGTCACCATGCCACCTCCACAAGCCACTTCCACCCCCTTGCTGTCACCACGCCACCTCCACAAGCCACTCCCACCCCCTTGCTGTCACCACACCTTTTTGATGTCACTTCCCCTGCCAGGACAGATTAA